One window of Oscillibacter hominis genomic DNA carries:
- a CDS encoding sigma-70 family RNA polymerase sigma factor, which produces MKSTPYDSRAGGIAGDMSVWLRSVQEDNEEQLSRLRRNLRRAREQELTPRQRQMLAMYYDEGKTMPEIAAELGVVTSTVSRTICRAKKRLYRCLRYGL; this is translated from the coding sequence ATGAAAAGTACACCCTATGATTCCAGGGCCGGCGGGATTGCCGGCGATATGAGCGTGTGGCTGCGCAGCGTGCAGGAGGACAATGAAGAACAGCTGAGCCGCCTGCGCCGGAACCTCCGCCGGGCCAGGGAGCAGGAGCTGACGCCCAGGCAGCGGCAGATGCTGGCCATGTACTACGACGAGGGAAAGACCATGCCGGAGATTGCGGCGGAGCTGGGGGTGGTGACCTCCACGGTTTCCCGGACCATCTGCCGGGCCAAAAAGCGGCTGTACCGCTGCCTGCGATACGGGCTTTGA
- a CDS encoding XRE family transcriptional regulator, whose protein sequence is MNFGERLRARREALQMSRDGLAELLGVSRSAIGNYETGVSFPKEEVMLKLFDSLHVDANYLFQDSFSAPETGFTHAERTLLEKYRSLPQVGRRTVQSVVSALCVYRDELEQEQPEPELRQIPLYCSPAAAGYAAPVFGEDYDLIPVTEEVPKGAEYAIRIQGDSMTPQIADGSVVYINRDPISNGDIGIFCVDGDMLCKQYCRDERLGIVYLFSLNRRRSDADVVLTASSGRTLVCFGRVMIHACPLPGLD, encoded by the coding sequence ATGAATTTTGGTGAACGGCTGCGGGCCCGGCGGGAAGCGCTGCAGATGTCCCGAGACGGGTTAGCCGAGCTCTTAGGCGTATCCCGCTCTGCCATCGGAAATTACGAGACCGGAGTCAGCTTTCCAAAGGAAGAGGTCATGCTGAAGCTGTTTGACAGCTTGCATGTGGACGCCAACTATCTCTTTCAGGACAGCTTTTCCGCTCCGGAAACGGGATTTACCCACGCCGAACGCACCCTGCTGGAAAAATACAGGAGCCTCCCCCAGGTGGGCCGCCGGACGGTCCAGTCTGTGGTCAGTGCCCTGTGTGTCTATCGGGATGAGCTGGAGCAGGAACAGCCGGAGCCGGAGCTGCGTCAGATCCCGCTGTATTGCAGCCCTGCCGCCGCCGGCTATGCGGCGCCCGTCTTTGGGGAGGACTATGATCTGATCCCGGTGACGGAGGAGGTCCCTAAGGGCGCGGAGTACGCCATCCGGATCCAGGGTGACTCCATGACGCCCCAGATTGCGGACGGCTCGGTGGTCTATATCAACCGGGACCCCATTTCCAACGGAGACATCGGCATCTTCTGCGTGGATGGCGACATGCTGTGCAAGCAGTATTGCCGGGACGAGCGGCTGGGGATTGTATACCTATTTTCCCTCAACCGCCGCCGCTCCGACGCAGACGTTGTGCTGACCGCAAGCAGCGGCCGGACCCTGGTCTGTTTCGGACGCGTTATGATACACGCCTGCCCCCTGCCGGGACTGGACTAA
- a CDS encoding HAD family hydrolase, with translation MIKTILFDLDGTLLPMDQDLFTKAYFKRLAVKLAPHGYEPNALIDGIWAGTAAMVRNDGSCTNEEAFWKCFRGIFGERVLRDYPLFDEYYRREFQQVAEVCGFNPEAKRTVEELKGRGYRLVLATNPIFPSVATESRIRWAGLEPQDFALYTTYENTGYCKPNPAYYRDIAERLRCEPGECLMVGNDVEEDMVARAVGMEVFLLTDCLINKQGADLSAYPHGGFDELRRYMVESSR, from the coding sequence ATGATCAAAACCATTTTATTCGACCTGGACGGCACGCTGCTGCCCATGGACCAGGACCTGTTTACCAAGGCGTACTTCAAGCGGCTGGCCGTCAAGCTGGCACCTCACGGCTATGAGCCGAACGCGCTGATCGACGGAATCTGGGCCGGCACCGCGGCCATGGTGCGAAACGACGGGAGCTGCACCAATGAGGAGGCCTTTTGGAAGTGCTTCCGCGGCATTTTTGGGGAGAGGGTTCTAAGGGATTACCCACTATTTGACGAGTATTACCGCCGGGAATTCCAGCAGGTGGCGGAGGTCTGCGGCTTCAACCCGGAGGCCAAGCGGACGGTGGAGGAGCTGAAGGGCCGGGGCTATCGCCTTGTGCTGGCAACCAACCCCATCTTCCCATCCGTGGCCACGGAGAGCAGGATCCGGTGGGCAGGTTTGGAGCCGCAGGACTTTGCGCTCTACACCACCTATGAAAATACAGGCTACTGCAAGCCCAACCCGGCCTACTACCGGGACATTGCGGAGAGGCTACGCTGTGAGCCCGGAGAGTGCCTGATGGTGGGAAATGACGTGGAGGAGGATATGGTGGCCCGCGCGGTGGGGATGGAGGTCTTCCTGCTGACCGACTGCCTCATCAACAAACAAGGAGCGGATCTGTCCGCCTACCCCCACGGCGGATTTGACGAGCTGCGCCGGTACATGGTAGAAAGCTCCCGTTAG